In Pseudomonas putida, a genomic segment contains:
- a CDS encoding aromatic-ring-hydroxylating dioxygenase subunit beta, translating to MNLQLLNEVTAFIWQEGDMLDHGEYDTWLSLWTEKGTYIIPINPKETDYENTLNYAYDDHHMRGLRVQRLVGGESISTSPQPRTVRTISRFRVLADDGVNVTVRAAQNIREFRKESLKHYSADLTYTLVRAQGSFKIHRKVISLINSDDALAGIGYIL from the coding sequence ATGAACCTGCAATTGCTCAATGAAGTCACCGCGTTCATCTGGCAGGAAGGCGACATGCTCGACCACGGTGAATACGACACCTGGCTGAGTCTGTGGACCGAGAAAGGGACCTATATCATCCCGATCAACCCGAAAGAGACCGACTACGAGAACACCCTGAACTACGCCTACGACGACCACCACATGCGTGGCCTGCGCGTGCAGCGGCTGGTCGGTGGCGAGTCGATTTCCACCAGCCCGCAACCACGCACCGTGCGCACGATCTCGCGCTTTCGGGTGCTGGCCGACGACGGTGTCAACGTCACCGTGCGTGCCGCGCAGAACATCCGCGAGTTCCGCAAGGAGAGCCTCAAGCACTACAGCGCCGACCTGACCTACACCCTGGTGCGGGCACAGGGCAGCTTCAAGATCCACCGCAAGGTGATCAGCCTGATCAACAGCGACGATGCCCTCGCCGGCATCGGCTACATCCTCTGA
- a CDS encoding SDR family NAD(P)-dependent oxidoreductase has protein sequence MNQVALVTGAGQGLGQRFCSRLLAAGFDVVVSDRDLNLAQAAAEQLQGQGGRVLAVKLDVGNKADFEGALAQTLEHFGALHVVVNNAAVTKTTPLMQISPEEFDAVVGLNLRSVFLGCQVLGAHLAEAGYGRIINMASLAGQNGGTATGAHYAASKGAIVTLTKIFAKEFAARGVTVNAIAPGPIDSPAVHAAVPAERLEGLLANIPVQRLGDADFLGDLIVQLARPDAYFTTGATWDVNGGLFMR, from the coding sequence ATGAACCAAGTCGCATTGGTAACCGGCGCCGGACAGGGGCTGGGGCAACGTTTCTGCTCGCGGCTGCTGGCCGCAGGCTTCGACGTGGTGGTCTCGGACCGTGACCTGAACCTGGCCCAGGCCGCTGCCGAGCAGCTGCAAGGGCAGGGTGGCCGGGTGTTGGCGGTCAAGCTCGACGTCGGCAACAAGGCTGATTTCGAGGGCGCCCTGGCCCAGACGCTGGAGCACTTCGGTGCGCTGCACGTGGTGGTCAACAACGCAGCGGTAACCAAGACCACGCCGCTGATGCAGATCAGCCCGGAAGAGTTCGACGCCGTGGTCGGCCTCAACCTGCGCAGCGTGTTCCTCGGCTGCCAGGTGCTGGGTGCGCACCTGGCCGAGGCCGGCTACGGGCGGATCATCAACATGGCCTCGCTGGCCGGGCAGAACGGCGGCACCGCCACCGGCGCGCACTATGCGGCGAGCAAGGGCGCCATCGTCACCCTGACCAAGATTTTCGCCAAGGAGTTCGCCGCACGTGGGGTCACGGTCAACGCCATTGCCCCAGGGCCGATCGACTCGCCGGCCGTGCATGCTGCCGTGCCAGCCGAGCGGCTTGAGGGGCTACTGGCGAACATCCCGGTGCAGCGCCTGGGCGATGCCGATTTCCTCGGCGACCTGATCGTGCAACTGGCACGGCCCGACGCGTACTTCACCACCGGGGCGACCTGGGACGTGAACGGCGGCCTGTTCATGCGTTGA
- a CDS encoding PDR/VanB family oxidoreductase has product MNEELLNVIVRKREIQGADVVVLDLGRADGAALPAFEAGAHVDIHVAPGLVRQYSLCSDPAEVSVYRLGVLKDPASRGGSVQVHEALHEGREVQISAPRNLFPLAKDGKRSILLGGGIGITPMIAMAHALYRQGADFELHYCGRSRSRSAFLDELAKAPFAAQVVTHFDDEDAAQRLDLPSVLGKADAGVHLYTCGPSGFMDWVIAGARAQGFEEAQIHKEYFQVEVDVSGGSFEVVAARSNKTVQVAEGQSILDALAQVGIKIDISCEQGVCGTCMCEVLEGEPDHRDVYLTDEEKAANDQILVCCSRAKTNKLVLDI; this is encoded by the coding sequence ATGAATGAAGAATTGTTGAACGTCATCGTGCGTAAGCGCGAGATCCAAGGGGCCGACGTGGTCGTCCTCGACCTGGGGCGGGCCGATGGCGCCGCTCTGCCTGCCTTCGAGGCTGGCGCGCACGTCGATATCCATGTGGCACCCGGCCTGGTGCGCCAGTATTCGCTGTGCAGCGACCCCGCCGAGGTGTCCGTGTACCGCTTGGGCGTGCTCAAGGACCCAGCGTCCCGAGGCGGCTCGGTACAGGTGCACGAAGCGTTGCACGAAGGCCGCGAGGTGCAGATCAGCGCGCCGCGCAACCTGTTCCCGCTGGCCAAGGACGGCAAACGCTCGATCCTGCTGGGCGGTGGTATCGGCATCACCCCGATGATCGCCATGGCCCACGCCCTGTATCGCCAGGGCGCGGACTTCGAACTGCACTACTGCGGGCGTTCACGCAGCCGCAGCGCGTTTCTCGACGAGCTGGCCAAGGCGCCGTTCGCCGCGCAAGTAGTCACCCACTTCGACGATGAGGACGCGGCCCAGCGCCTTGACCTGCCTAGCGTGCTCGGCAAGGCCGACGCCGGCGTGCACCTGTATACCTGCGGCCCGTCGGGCTTCATGGACTGGGTCATCGCCGGGGCGCGAGCGCAGGGCTTTGAGGAGGCGCAGATCCACAAGGAGTATTTCCAGGTCGAGGTCGACGTCAGTGGCGGCAGCTTCGAAGTGGTCGCCGCGCGCAGCAACAAGACCGTGCAGGTCGCCGAAGGCCAGAGCATTCTCGATGCGCTGGCCCAGGTCGGCATCAAGATCGATATCTCCTGCGAGCAGGGCGTCTGCGGCACTTGCATGTGCGAGGTGCTCGAAGGCGAGCCGGACCACCGCGATGTGTACCTGACCGATGAAGAGAAAGCCGCCAACGACCAGATCCTGGTGTGTTGCTCGCGGGCCAAGACCAACAAGCTGGTGCTGGATATCTGA
- a CDS encoding flavin reductase has translation MVDVTQFRNAMAMLGGAVSVITTDGPAGRFGFTASAVCSVTDSPPTLLVCMNRSSYSNEQFKANGALCVNVLAGTHQELSGAFANRNLNMDERFATTGWTVLESGAPVMQEALVNFDCRIAQVHEVGSHSIFYCEIQDIRHGGADDGLVYFNRAYHRVCEDSKAC, from the coding sequence ATGGTAGACGTAACCCAATTTCGCAACGCGATGGCGATGCTCGGTGGCGCCGTGTCGGTCATCACCACCGATGGCCCAGCCGGACGCTTCGGTTTCACGGCCTCTGCGGTATGCAGCGTGACCGACTCACCGCCCACCTTGCTGGTATGCATGAACCGGTCTTCGTACTCCAACGAGCAGTTCAAGGCCAACGGCGCGCTGTGCGTCAACGTGCTGGCCGGCACCCACCAGGAGTTGTCGGGCGCTTTCGCCAACCGCAACCTGAACATGGACGAGCGCTTCGCAACCACTGGCTGGACCGTACTGGAGAGTGGGGCGCCGGTGATGCAGGAAGCGCTGGTCAACTTCGACTGCCGCATCGCCCAGGTGCACGAGGTGGGCTCGCACAGCATCTTCTATTGCGAGATCCAGGACATCCGCCATGGCGGCGCCGACGATGGGCTGGTGTATTTCAACCGGGCCTATCACCGCGTGTGCGAAGACTCCAAGGCCTGCTGA
- a CDS encoding MarR family winged helix-turn-helix transcriptional regulator, giving the protein MSNAKNTSAASPARKGHSHHDPASDEFRKEDFPFYWLARVHGRYTQNMERLLKKIDLDVPRWRVLWILNENGESSISEISTHAIAKLSTITKIVYRMKEDGLVDTAPSPEDGRVTQVRITEVGLQNIERMQEVTRELFQRSFKGLTEAQVQRLNRMLEVVFHNLETL; this is encoded by the coding sequence ATGAGCAACGCCAAGAACACTTCAGCAGCGTCCCCGGCCAGGAAGGGCCACAGCCATCACGACCCGGCCAGCGATGAATTTCGCAAAGAGGATTTCCCCTTCTACTGGCTGGCCCGCGTGCATGGCCGTTACACCCAGAACATGGAACGTCTGCTCAAGAAGATCGACCTCGACGTACCACGCTGGCGGGTGCTGTGGATCCTCAACGAGAACGGCGAATCGAGCATTTCCGAGATCTCGACCCATGCCATCGCCAAGCTGTCGACGATCACCAAGATCGTCTATCGCATGAAGGAAGATGGCCTGGTCGACACCGCCCCCAGCCCCGAGGATGGGCGCGTGACCCAGGTGCGTATCACCGAGGTCGGCCTGCAGAACATCGAACGCATGCAAGAAGTGACCCGGGAATTGTTCCAGCGCAGTTTCAAGGGCCTGACCGAGGCCCAGGTGCAGCGCTTGAACCGCATGCTCGAAGTGGTCTTCCATAACCTCGAGACCTTGTAA
- a CDS encoding amidase, protein MTIIVETLDLGGSGPRVVVKDTLDVAGTATRASSQALEHAPLAERHAEVVSNLLAAGARLTGKVSLHELAFGTTGINRYTGTAANPRFPGRIPGGSSSGSAAAVAAGLADFSLGTDTGGSVRIPACCCGVFGLKPTFGRVSRKGVMPARTSLDCVGPFAASLPMLVRAMSMIDPTFTPAQVPTKARIGVLRVTAEAAIHKVVQGALAASGLPLGNVELKHFGAAYEAGMVVINRETFEGCGHLLETGKVGADIAGRLAAAGQTSDSALAEAEGVRTRFTEEVDRMLASYDVLALPTMPDFPLRLEDATDTRAVLGMTSLVRPFNLSGHPALSIPLGSECGLPVGLQLVAAKGADEKLLAVAERLLLNLYANTGR, encoded by the coding sequence ATGACAATCATAGTTGAAACCCTGGACCTGGGCGGCAGTGGCCCCCGGGTCGTGGTCAAGGACACCCTCGATGTCGCCGGTACCGCGACCCGCGCCTCCAGCCAGGCACTCGAGCATGCGCCGCTGGCCGAGCGGCATGCCGAAGTGGTCAGCAATCTGCTGGCTGCCGGTGCGCGCCTGACCGGCAAGGTCAGCCTGCATGAACTGGCGTTCGGCACCACGGGCATCAACCGCTACACCGGCACTGCGGCCAACCCGCGCTTCCCTGGGCGTATACCCGGTGGCTCGTCCAGCGGCTCGGCCGCTGCGGTGGCTGCAGGCCTGGCCGACTTCAGCCTGGGGACCGATACCGGTGGTTCGGTGCGCATACCGGCCTGTTGCTGCGGCGTGTTCGGGCTCAAGCCCACCTTCGGCCGGGTCAGCCGCAAGGGCGTGATGCCTGCGCGTACCAGCCTGGACTGCGTCGGCCCGTTCGCCGCGAGCCTGCCGATGCTGGTTCGAGCCATGAGCATGATCGATCCGACTTTCACGCCTGCCCAGGTGCCGACCAAGGCCCGGATCGGTGTCCTGCGGGTCACTGCCGAAGCTGCGATCCACAAAGTGGTGCAAGGCGCCCTGGCGGCCAGCGGCCTGCCATTGGGCAATGTCGAACTCAAACACTTCGGTGCCGCCTATGAGGCCGGCATGGTGGTGATCAACCGCGAGACCTTCGAGGGCTGCGGGCACCTGCTGGAAACCGGCAAGGTCGGCGCCGACATCGCCGGGCGCCTAGCGGCGGCGGGGCAAACCAGCGACAGCGCGTTGGCGGAAGCCGAAGGGGTGCGCACGCGCTTCACCGAGGAAGTCGACCGCATGCTGGCCAGCTACGATGTGCTGGCCCTGCCGACCATGCCGGACTTCCCGCTGCGCCTGGAAGATGCCACCGACACCCGCGCGGTATTGGGCATGACCTCCCTGGTGCGGCCGTTCAACCTGTCGGGGCACCCGGCATTGAGCATTCCGCTGGGCAGCGAGTGCGGCTTGCCGGTCGGCTTGCAACTGGTGGCGGCCAAGGGCGCCGACGAGAAACTGCTGGCGGTGGCCGAGCGCTTGCTGCTCAACCTGTATGCCAACACCGGACGCTGA
- a CDS encoding nuclear transport factor 2 family protein has protein sequence MTDIVELQARLQRFESQQAIRVCINRYMELCDQLDASTPLDELAALFSREALWEGKGAKYAESFGGYRGREAIRAMFATYMKTPAHFALNVHFLTSEVIEVDGEQGLGRWVMLQTSTFADGASHLNAARLTVRFAVEDGQWRMAHFQTENLFSRPVTGWNSEAPLPVPER, from the coding sequence ATGACCGATATCGTTGAGCTGCAGGCGCGCCTGCAGCGGTTCGAAAGCCAACAGGCCATTCGTGTCTGCATCAATCGCTACATGGAACTGTGTGACCAGCTCGATGCCAGCACCCCACTGGATGAACTGGCGGCATTGTTCAGCCGTGAGGCGCTGTGGGAAGGCAAGGGTGCCAAGTATGCCGAGAGTTTTGGCGGCTACCGGGGCCGCGAGGCGATCCGGGCGATGTTCGCCACCTACATGAAGACCCCGGCGCACTTCGCCCTGAACGTGCACTTCCTGACCAGCGAGGTGATCGAGGTGGATGGTGAGCAGGGCCTGGGGCGTTGGGTGATGTTGCAGACCAGCACCTTCGCCGATGGCGCCTCGCACTTGAACGCGGCACGCCTGACGGTGCGCTTCGCGGTGGAGGACGGGCAGTGGCGGATGGCGCATTTCCAGACCGAGAACCTGTTCAGCCGGCCGGTGACCGGCTGGAACAGCGAGGCCCCGTTGCCGGTGCCTGAGCGGTA